In Gemmatimonadaceae bacterium, the following proteins share a genomic window:
- a CDS encoding aminotransferase class V-fold PLP-dependent enzyme — MPETAVLPAYDLAAARAGIPILATTIPMNNCSQAPQTIATRAAAERYLESWSTRAMDWDAWMAEVDAAKAEFARLINASPGEIAVFSSVSEATSAVASAIDFARGRTKVVVTEAEFPTIGHVWLAQRGRGAHVEWIPVYDGRIDEREYERVVDDRTAIVSATHGYFLNGFKQDLAHLAGAAHDRGALLYVDGYQTLGTVPIDVRTLGLDFLAAGNLKFLMGIPGIAFLYVRRDLAATLEPAVTGWFGRANPFDFAVKRLDWSASASRFDTGTPPIVNAYVARAGMRIINDIGVPAIRSWLEVLGQRLIDGGRARGLELLGTDDMTHKTATTAFVVGDSHLVESKMRERGVIASARGPVIRLSPHFYSSVEDVDTALDTLASLLAAQ, encoded by the coding sequence ATGCCCGAGACCGCCGTCCTGCCCGCGTACGATCTGGCTGCCGCGCGTGCGGGGATTCCGATCCTCGCCACGACGATTCCGATGAACAATTGCTCGCAGGCGCCGCAGACGATCGCGACGCGAGCGGCGGCGGAGCGGTATCTGGAGTCGTGGAGTACGCGCGCCATGGATTGGGATGCGTGGATGGCGGAGGTGGATGCGGCGAAGGCTGAGTTCGCGCGGCTGATCAATGCATCGCCAGGCGAAATCGCCGTCTTCAGTTCGGTCTCCGAGGCGACGAGCGCGGTCGCGAGCGCGATCGATTTCGCGCGCGGTCGTACGAAGGTCGTGGTAACCGAGGCCGAGTTTCCGACGATCGGCCACGTGTGGCTCGCGCAGCGGGGGCGCGGCGCGCACGTCGAGTGGATCCCCGTATACGACGGGCGGATCGACGAGCGCGAGTACGAGCGCGTCGTGGACGACCGAACGGCGATCGTTTCGGCGACGCACGGCTACTTCCTCAACGGATTCAAGCAGGATCTCGCTCACTTGGCGGGCGCGGCGCACGACCGCGGCGCGCTGCTCTACGTCGACGGCTACCAAACGCTGGGAACGGTGCCGATCGACGTTCGAACGCTCGGCTTGGACTTCTTGGCTGCGGGGAATCTCAAGTTTCTCATGGGGATTCCTGGAATCGCGTTTCTCTACGTGCGGCGGGATCTCGCCGCGACGCTCGAGCCCGCGGTGACCGGGTGGTTCGGCCGCGCCAATCCGTTCGACTTCGCGGTGAAGCGGCTGGACTGGTCCGCGTCGGCGAGCCGGTTCGACACCGGAACGCCACCGATCGTGAACGCCTACGTCGCGCGTGCCGGAATGCGGATCATCAACGATATCGGAGTTCCGGCGATTCGCTCGTGGCTCGAGGTCCTCGGGCAGCGGCTGATCGACGGTGGGCGCGCCCGCGGGCTCGAGCTGCTTGGCACGGATGACATGACGCACAAGACCGCGACCACGGCATTCGTCGTCGGCGACTCGCACCTCGTCGAATCGAAGATGCGCGAGCGAGGCGTCATCGCGTCGGCGCGCGGACCCGTGATCCGGCTATCGCCGCACTTCTATAGCTCGGTCGAGGACGTGGACACGGCCCTCGACACGCTGGCATCGCTTTTGGCCGCGCAGTGA
- a CDS encoding amidohydrolase family protein, with amino-acid sequence MLIDVHNHFYPPEYLDALKAGDSAVKLTIDAEGNPCLHYPGDYNVAVRGHRDIGYRQDVLIKEGVDTQIITFTTPGTHVEPPDRAVRFARLVNDAFATVVRERSPRFAALATLPLCDPAASVAELTRAVTQLGMPGAMLFSNVNGVALADKRFEPLYAEANRLGAILHIHPTDPVGVEAMTDYWLMPLIGFLGDTTLAAAKLVFAGVPERYPNIKWVLGHLGGAIPYLVERLDRGFEAFPDCRADISIKPSEYLRNFYYDGVNFDPRAVRLCVDFAGASQVLAASDYPHQIGSIPKMKSSLAALSVSDAERKKIMGENAKALYKL; translated from the coding sequence ATGCTGATTGACGTTCACAACCACTTCTATCCGCCCGAATATCTCGACGCGCTCAAGGCCGGCGACAGCGCGGTCAAGCTGACGATTGACGCCGAGGGCAATCCATGTCTCCACTATCCCGGTGACTACAACGTCGCCGTGCGCGGACATCGGGACATCGGGTATCGCCAGGACGTTCTGATCAAAGAAGGCGTCGACACGCAGATCATCACCTTTACGACGCCGGGCACGCACGTCGAGCCGCCCGACCGCGCCGTGCGCTTCGCGCGTCTCGTGAACGACGCGTTCGCGACGGTGGTGCGCGAACGCTCGCCGCGCTTCGCCGCGCTGGCGACGCTTCCGCTGTGCGACCCGGCGGCCTCGGTCGCCGAGCTCACGCGCGCCGTCACGCAACTCGGCATGCCCGGCGCGATGTTGTTCAGCAACGTCAACGGCGTCGCGCTCGCCGACAAACGCTTCGAGCCGCTCTACGCCGAAGCCAACCGGCTCGGCGCGATTCTACACATCCATCCGACGGATCCGGTCGGCGTCGAAGCGATGACCGACTACTGGCTCATGCCGCTCATCGGATTCTTGGGCGATACGACGCTGGCCGCGGCGAAGCTCGTCTTCGCCGGCGTGCCCGAGCGCTACCCGAACATCAAATGGGTGCTTGGCCACCTCGGCGGGGCGATTCCATATCTGGTGGAGCGACTCGACCGCGGGTTCGAGGCTTTTCCCGATTGTCGCGCCGACATCTCGATCAAGCCGAGCGAGTATCTGCGGAACTTCTACTACGACGGTGTGAACTTCGACCCGCGCGCCGTGCGGCTCTGCGTGGACTTTGCCGGCGCGAGTCAGGTGCTCGCGGCAAGCGACTACCCGCACCAGATCGGCAGCATCCCGAAGATGAAGTCGAGTCTCGCCGCGCTCAGCGTGTCGGACGCTGAGCGCAAG
- a CDS encoding amino acid permease, translated as MLSRSINQLDATALVVGIIIGASIFVQPSVITGAVPTVSGVFAVWLASGVLTLFGALIAAELASAFPRAGGVYVFLKESFSPAVGFLWGWAMFWTMHTGIIAVIATVFARYATFFFPTNDFGARAIAVGAVVILTAINYVGVKQGSVVQTTFTLLKVAAIVLIIAVAFALGPRSPLTPGVSTAGGSLTLSSVPPAIVAGLFAFGGWHMVTYAAEETRTPERTIPRALVAGVLLVTACYIALNAAYFHVLSPDRIAGSSRVAADAADAVLGRGGAALMSAIVAVSTFGALNGVILSGPRAYLAMARDGLLASWAAAIHPRFRTPHRAILLQGAWAVILVSTGTYRALFTRVVYTEWIFFALMAAGLFRLRARGTYQPAYRVWGFPAVPIIFILASGFIVAHQLVTDAANAWTGLLFVAAGLPVYLVFFRKSSLSQTPRHAD; from the coding sequence ATGCTTTCGCGTTCCATAAACCAGCTCGACGCCACCGCGCTCGTCGTCGGCATCATCATTGGCGCGTCGATCTTCGTGCAGCCGTCGGTGATCACCGGCGCGGTTCCGACCGTGAGCGGCGTCTTCGCCGTCTGGCTCGCCTCGGGAGTTCTGACGCTCTTCGGCGCGCTGATCGCGGCCGAGCTCGCGTCGGCCTTCCCGCGCGCGGGCGGCGTTTACGTCTTCTTGAAAGAGAGCTTCTCGCCTGCCGTCGGGTTTTTGTGGGGCTGGGCGATGTTCTGGACGATGCACACCGGAATCATCGCGGTCATCGCGACCGTCTTCGCGCGCTACGCCACGTTCTTTTTCCCGACCAACGACTTCGGCGCGCGCGCCATCGCGGTCGGCGCCGTGGTGATCCTCACGGCGATCAATTACGTCGGCGTGAAGCAGGGGAGCGTCGTGCAGACGACGTTCACGCTGCTCAAGGTCGCGGCCATCGTCCTCATCATCGCCGTCGCGTTCGCGCTCGGGCCGCGCTCGCCCCTCACCCCTGGCGTCTCGACTGCCGGTGGCTCGCTGACTCTCTCGAGCGTTCCGCCCGCCATCGTCGCCGGCCTATTTGCGTTCGGCGGATGGCACATGGTCACGTACGCGGCCGAGGAGACGCGGACTCCGGAGCGCACGATTCCGCGTGCGCTCGTCGCGGGCGTGCTGCTGGTTACTGCCTGCTACATCGCGCTCAACGCGGCCTACTTCCACGTGCTGAGCCCCGATCGGATCGCGGGCTCCTCGCGCGTCGCGGCCGACGCGGCCGACGCGGTACTCGGACGGGGCGGCGCCGCGCTCATGTCAGCCATCGTCGCCGTGTCCACCTTCGGTGCGCTGAACGGCGTGATTCTCTCCGGCCCGCGCGCCTACCTCGCGATGGCGCGCGACGGGCTGCTCGCGTCGTGGGCCGCCGCGATCCATCCGCGCTTCCGCACCCCGCACCGGGCGATCCTCCTTCAAGGCGCGTGGGCGGTGATTCTCGTCTCCACGGGCACCTATCGCGCGCTCTTCACGCGCGTCGTGTACACCGAATGGATCTTCTTCGCGCTCATGGCGGCCGGGCTCTTTCGTCTGCGGGCACGCGGCACCTATCAACCGGCGTACCGCGTGTGGGGCTTTCCGGCGGTGCCGATCATTTTCATTCTGGCGTCCGGCTTCATTGTGGCGCACCAGCTCGTAACCGACGCGGCGAACGCGTGGACGGGGCTCCTCTTCGTCGCGGCCGGGTTGCCCGTCTACCTTGTCTTCTTCCGCAAGTCCTCCCTCTCGCAAACTCCACGACATGCTGATTGA